A part of Acipenser ruthenus chromosome 12, fAciRut3.2 maternal haplotype, whole genome shotgun sequence genomic DNA contains:
- the lsg1 gene encoding large subunit GTPase 1 homolog, giving the protein MGKKKSGAGGSTGLGRALIKERQLAGRSHKKTGSWLHTCELNDGYDWGRLNLQSVTEQNSLDEFLATAELAGTEFVAEKLNIKFVPAEARSGLLTAEESQRIKELHEENKHFLRIPRRPYWDENTSTEVLQHAERDSFLLWRRQLVLLEEQQTLILTPFERNLDFWRQLWRVIERSDVVVQILDARNPLLFRSLDLECYVKEVSQDKENMLLLNKADLLTREQRRVWARHFEKEGVRAVFWSALAEGMRLDAEEKGEELEGITEEQSDCEGEDDEDGDSENHNQSKRSRARLEKAEQSGSVAAGLEGSPAAPEEDEDDEAFEDCVEEGDWQTCSEDQDSESTESMEEASSAARPCKKALRNSSRLLKKEELLEIFKAIHTGPRVKEGQITVGLVGYPNVGKSSTINTILRNKKVSVSATPGHTKHFQTLYVEPGLCLCDCPGLVMPSFVSTKAEMICCGILPIDQMRDHVPPISLVCQHIPRHVLEATYGINIIRPREDEDPDRTPTAEEFLTAYGYMRGFMTAHGQPDQPRSARYVLKDYVNGKLLYCHPPPHIKASDFQPQHDKKLNNEKEQGATRTGKSQKVKRIENTVDKNFFNQENVRALTKGVQSVMGYKPGNMPAAPGASVESMAGKPWKKHGNRNKKEKVRRLNKHLDA; this is encoded by the exons atgGGAAAGAAGAAAAGCGGCGCCGGTGGAAGTACGGGCTTAGGCAGGGCCTTGATCAAAGAGAGACAGCTTGCAGGTCGGAGCCACAAGAAAACGGGGTCCTGG CTCCACACGTGTGAGCTGAACGACGGGTATGACTGGGGTCGGCTTAACCTGCAGTCTGTAACGGAACAGAATTCTCTGGATGAATTCCTGGCCACAGCTGAACTTGCAGGAACCGAGTTTGTTGCTG AGAAGCTCAATATCAAGTTTGTTCCTGCGGAGGCCAGAAGCGGCCTGCTGACAGCAGAGGAGAGCCAAAGGATCAAGGAGCTTCACGAGGAGAATAAGCATTTCCTCAGAATACCCCGCAG ACCGTATTGGGATGAGAACACAAGCACTGAGGTACTCCAGCACGCAGAGAGAGACAGCTTTCTGTTGTGGAGGCGACAGCTTGTACT acTGGAGGAGCAGCAGACACTGATTCTAACCCCTTTTGAAAGGAATCTGGATTTCTGGAGGCAGCTCTGGAGAGTAATTGAGAGAAG cGACGTAGTAGTTCAAATTCTCGATGCCCGAAACCCCCTGCTGTTCAGAAGTCTTGATTTG GAATGTTACGTCAAAGAGGTGTCTCAGGACAAGGAGAACATGCTGCTGCTTAACAAAGCGGACCTGCTGACCCGGGAGCAGCGGCGGGTGTGGGCGAGGCACTTCGAGAAGGAGGGAGTCCGCGCCGTCTTCTGGTCAGCGCTGGCTGAGGGCATGAGGCTGGATGCTGAAGAAAAG GGAGAGGAGCTTGAAGGGATCACAGAAGAACAGAGTGATTGTGAAGGGGAAGACGACGAAGATGGGGATTCTGAAAATCATAATCAAAGCAAGAGGAGCCGAGCGCGGCTCGAGAAGGCTGAGCAGTCAGGGAGTGTGGCGGCGGGTCTGGAGGGTAGCCCAGCAGCCCCTGAGGAGGACGAGGACGATGAAGCCTTTGAGGACTGTGTGGAGGAAGGGGACTGGCAAACCTGCTCTGAAGATCAGGACTCTGAGAGCACAGAGAGCATGGAGGAGGCCTCCAGCGCTGCCAGGCCCTGTAAGAAAGCACTGCGAAACTCCAGCCGCCTGCTAAAGAAAGAAGAGTTACTGGAGATCTTTAAAGCAATACACACAGGGCCCAGGGTCAAAGAGGGCCAGATTACTGTGGGCCTG GTGGGGTATCCTAATGTAGGGAAGAGTTCCACAATCAACACTATTCTGAGGAACAAGAAGGTTTCGGTGTCTGCAACTCCAGGACACACAAAGCACTTTCAG accCTGTACGTGGAGcctggtctgtgtctgtgtgactgcCCTGGCCTGGTGATGCCCTCCTTTGTATCCACGAAAGCCGAGATGATCTGCTGTGGAATCCTGCCTATAGACCAGATGAGGGACCATGTGCCTCCCATTTCTTTG GTGTGCCAGCATATTCCACGACACGTGCTAGAGGCCACCTACGGGATTAACATCATCAGGCCACGGGAAGATGAGGATCCAGACCGCACGCCCACCGCCGAGGAGTTTCTAACAGCGTATGGGT ATATGAGGGGGTTCATGACTGCTCATGGGCAGCCTGACCAGCCCAGATCGGCCCGCTACGTCCTGAAGGATTATGTTAAC GGGAAGCTTTTATACTGTCATCCTCCACCCCACATAAAAGCCAGTGATTTTCAGCCCCAGCACGACAAGAAACTAAACAATGAAAAGGAGCAAGGTGCCACGAGGACTGGCAAGTCCCAGAAAGTGAAGAGAATCGAGAACACTGTGGATAAGAACTTCTTCAATCAG GAGAATGTCCGTGCGCTGACCAAGGGCGTACAGTCAGTCATGGGCTACAAACCGGGAAATATGCCAGCGGCACCCGGAGCCAGCGTGGAAAGCATGGCAGGAAAACCTTGGAAAAAACACGGCAACAGGAACAAAAAAGAGAAAGTGCGCAGGCTCAACAAACACCTGGATGCCTGA